Within Triticum dicoccoides isolate Atlit2015 ecotype Zavitan chromosome 1B, WEW_v2.0, whole genome shotgun sequence, the genomic segment ggcattgctcgaagATGCTCAGACttgttcttcagggtgaaaacctagaatcTTGCCTTTCGTCATTGGATCCGATGACGGCAGTGTTGGAGCGTCGTTCCATGTTGTTGAAGAATGTCGTGTCCATGTGGTGTCAACAGATGGCTGGTGCTTGTTGATTGTTGCTTCCGCTTCTGATTCTTTTCTCTTTCCTCGCTTGGGCATAACTTTGATCTTGTAGGCTTTGCTATTTGCCAGCGAGTTTTTTGTGTGTGTATTAGTGTTgattgtgtgcatcttagttatgcagatgcCGGGTGTATGGTCAATATGTTTGCATTcatttgatgcttcattttgagatAATAAAGTTCATCCTTTATCGAAAAGAAAAACAAAGGAAGAAGATAGAAAGATAGAGGGGGGGTCTTTGGTACTCTTTGCAATATTATTATTTGTTTTTAAGCGTAAGATATTTCATGTAGTAATAACGTTAGTGAAGCCTTTAATCATCCTTCCGAGGTGACAAGAATTGCTTGTCATTTAACTAATTTTGGCACCTAGATCTAATCTAGGATAATACTAATAACTAAGAACTACTCAATTATTAAGAACGAACCCCGGAATATTACTTGGATATGCTCACCAAGGTGGAGAAGGGAATATATGTCGAAACTTGGTATCGCATCATTCTCCACCTCGTATGCATATCAATTTTGTGTTGTGAATTGTGCCGTCTGACATGTATATATTGGTGCGAGATACTACTTTCAACAAATTATTTGCTTGCTTTCAATCTATTCAGATGCATTTATCGGCAAATTTCGTTATTTCCCGTCAATAGACCGAGGAGTAAGATGTTTCACGTAGACAAGCAACAATATATTCTTCTACTTTTTCTGCGGAGAGCATCAAATTGACAAAAGGAAAAAAGTACAGGATTAATAAGCTACTAACAATAATATTATCTCTTTACACTTGGATCATAATTTTTCGTCGTCATCAACATCGAATTCGTCCTCCGATCGATTCTCCCAGCACAAACCAAACCAATGGAGAACAACCATGCATAACAAACCCATCGCGACCGGAGGGCGAAACAAACTAGCCAGCAGCATACGGGAGAGAACTACTCAACCAACCCTAACAAAGAAATAGCAAGAGATCCGCCGGTCGACGACGCGTCGCCATCATCGTCAGGCGCGGAAGCAGCCGACGAAGCGCGGCAGATGTATGTGGCCGTGGCCGTGGGCGGTGGCGGCGCCGCAGTCGAGGTCGACGAGCTGGTGGCCGTGCGCGCCGAGGTCGCGGTCGATGAGGCGCTCGACGTGGACGAAGCGGTCGACCCGGCAGGGGATGGCGATGGCGCCCTGGTGCCTGAAGCCGTACTCGCGCTCGGCCTCGTCGAGCAGCGCCCCGAAGAGCGGGTGCTTGAGGTGGTCGAGCGGCACGGCGAAGCGGCGCTGCTCCTCCCCCTCCGCCCCCACGCGCACCGTCACGCACCCCTTGGGCGCCACCATATCCGCCCTctggtggtgctgctgctgctgcctgagGTGCATCGGAGGCGAGGACCGGACGAGTCTTGTGGCTGTtgcgaggaaggaggagaggggggagggAGATCGGACGGCGGAGCTCGAGAGGGGGATGGAGGGGTTTGGGGTTAGGAAGAGAAGGGCCAGGGGTCGGAGCTGGAGATGGCGAGGCGGAAGACGGTGAGGGAGGAGTCGCGGAGGGAGGTGGGCACGTTGGACATGGTTCCTACTCCACCTTGCCtgctttcctttttttttctgatGTGGAGGAGGTCGTTGTTGGCGAGGAAGAAAGAGGGGGGGTTGGGAGGCGAGGGAGCCCCGCCTTTTATAGCAGCCCAGGAGCCCCGGTGCGGTGCGGGGTTGGTAACCTGGTGGCCGTTTCCTTCCCGTGCCCGTCCCGTCTCCGTTACCCGAGCGAAGGGACGAACCGGACCCGTGGAGACGCGACCGACCTCGCGTGGGCGCGCGCGGTTGGGCGTGGGCGGGGCGGTCGTTTCTTtggggagaaggaaggaaggggtggTGAGGTGGTCAGGTCAGGTCAGGTCAGGCAGGGCGTGCGCGTGGCCGCTGCGGCTGCGGTTGCGGTTGGGGCCAGGGGCGGCCGATCTGGGTTCAGATGAGGATGCAGGCCTGGCGGCGGTTACGATTTGCTTGGCTCGGTCTTTTCTCGCGTGTActgtttgttctctctctctcgGTTTGGGGTTGACTTggctgcgaggaggaggaggcggcctgtATGCTTGGGATCCGATCGACGGGTTCGTTCGAGGATAATAACGGAAAAGGATATTCTTTCTGGCGCTAACGGTTCTGCCGGATCCTTTGGCCAAGACGATGAGGTATTCGTTCGCTCGCAAAGTTTGCAAGTTGACCGTAAATATTCTATGCAGGCGTCACCAGCTGTGCCGGATTCAGACAATTGCATATATGTATTGTATCACAACAAATCCTATNNNNNNNNNNNNNNNNNNNNNNNNNNNNNNNNNNNNNNNNNNNNNNNNNNNNNNNNNNNNNNNNNNNNNNNNNNNNNNNNNNNNNNNNNNNNNNNNNNNNNNNNNNNNNNNNNNNNNNNNNNNNNNNNNNNNNNNNNNNNNNNNNNNNNNNNNNNNNNNNNNNNNNNNNNNNNNNNNNNNNNNNNNNNNNNNNNNNNNNNNNNNNNNNNNNNNNNNNNNNNNNNNNNNNNNNNNNNNNNNNNNNNNNNNNNNNNNNNNNNNNNNNNNNNNNNNNNNNNNNNNNNNNNNNNNNNNNNNNNNNNNNNNNNNNNNNNATACAAGCTAGGATGTGGCCGTTGCATCTGCGTTTCCTCGACCGTGCGCACAATGTGTAGGCAGATGATTTGCAATACCATAACTTGATTGGGGTGCTGGCGCACGCATATATAATACAAGGAAAGGCCTCTACCTCAACTATAGAAGACTATGAGGTGGGCCACAACTTCAATACACGTGCAGTATAAAATACATACTCAACACTCgcccgcagtcgaagcgtcgcccgagacacagagactggaccgaaactcctcaaatacgggagtaggcaatcccttagtcatcacatcagcaaactGTTGCGTCGTCGACACGTGAAGAACCCGAACACGGTCAAGGACAACCTCCTCACGCACGAAgtgaatatcgagctcaatatgcttcgtccgtcgatggtgcaccgggttggcggagaggtagatcgcgctgacgttatcgcagtacacaagagtggccttgtgaacatcacaaagcaactgcTGGAGCAGCTGGCGTATCCAAGAGCACTCGGCCACGGCGTTGGCCACGACGCGATACTCTGCCTCGGCGCTGGAGCGGGAGACCGTGGGCTGCCGCTTCGATGACCAAGAGATCaacgagggcccaaggtagacgcagtagcctgacGTAGACCGTCGCGTGTCGGGGCAGCCAGTCCAGTCAGCATCCTAGTAGGccacgaggtcggtggaggcggaggccgtcagggtgagtcccAAGGACATGGTGCCGCGTATGTAACGGAGAATACGCTTCACCAGAGACCAGTGAGAGTCATGCGGGGCGTGcatatggaggcacacctgctgaacAACATACTGCAGTCGGGGCGAGTCAGCGTCAAGTACTGTAAAGCACCGACAATAGAGCGATAAAACGCTCCATCGGACGCGAGAGACCCCTCCAGAGTAGAGACCTTCGCCTTCGTGTCGACGGGGGTGGGGgccggcttgcagttaagcataccgGCACGCTCAAGGAGCTCGCGGGCGTACTTTTGCTGATGCAGAAAGAAACCGTCAGCCCGGCGGATCACCTAGATGCCGAGAAAGTAGTGCAGGGggcccaagtccttgagggcgaactcatcacgaagacgagcagtCAGCCGCTGAAGGAGATCGGGGGTGGACGCcatgaggatgatgtcgtcgacgtagagcagCAGATATGCAGTGGCAGCTCCCTGATGATACACAAAAAGTGAGGCATCGGAGCGAGTGGACCGAAAGCCCAGAGACTGGAGGAAGGCTGCGATACGCTGGTACCAAGCCCGAGGCACCTGCTTCAACCCGTACAGAgagcgggagagcaagcacacgaagTTGGGGTGCTCGGCGTCGACGAAACCAGtaggctgctcacagaacacctgctcggcgagatgaccgtgcaagaaggcgttggaaACGTCCAACTGATGCACAGGCCAGGCGCGCGAGCCGGCCAGCTGAAGGACggcgcggatcgtgcccggtttcacAACCGGGGGCGAAGGTGTAggtgaagtccacgcccgcgcgctgccgaaaaccacgaaccacccatcgagccttgtagcgctcgagagaaccgtccgggcaagtcttgtggcgaaacacccaCTTGCCAGAGATGATGTTGGCACGAAGGGGTCACAGAACAAGTTGCCACGTGCGGTTGCGCTGTAAggcgtcgaactcctcctgcatcgtAGCTAGCCAGTGGAGATCCCGAAGGGCAGCGCGAGCGGGGGTGGGGACGGGTGATGGCGTCGACGTCGAGGCGGCGCACACATACTCGTTGGCGGAGTAGCGCGTGCTGGGCCGAAGCACTCCTGCTCGGGCACGGCTAGTCACGCCAAGTGGTGGGGCAGCAGGGCCGACTACTGCGGCGGCGATGGCCGCGACGGCGGGGGGCACCTGGTGCAGCGGCGGGGGCACCCGGTGCAGCGGCGTCTgaggccacggcggcggcggcggaggcggcggaggcctccGCGGTGGCGGAAGAGGCGACGGGCGAGGGTGACGTCGAGCCCGTCGTAGGGTGGGCGGGCGGGGTGCCGGGCTCAACCTCGTATGAGGGAGACGGGGACCCGGGGACCCGCTCGGACTCGACCTCGGGGGAGGAAGTCACGAAgccaggtggtggtggcagagggcgCCGTGCCGGGGGGCGTCGGGGGCTGTCGTCGTGCATCGCTCCACGAAGGGGGCGCGGGGGCCAGTGC encodes:
- the LOC119336705 gene encoding auxin-responsive protein SAUR32-like, translating into MHLRQQQQHHQRADMVAPKGCVTVRVGAEGEEQRRFAVPLDHLKHPLFGALLDEAEREYGFRHQGAIAIPCRVDRFVHVERLIDRDLGAHGHQLVDLDCGAATAHGHGHIHLPRFVGCFRA